One Alkaliphilus sp. B6464 genomic window carries:
- a CDS encoding group II intron maturase-specific domain-containing protein: protein MKIKEKTQKRLTLSKEQWINRVNPIIRGKVNYYTTVIKAIKTNEQYGQKSRCVTRWMRTILLSVDGYIRRRLRVAFIHKHPSQKKGMKMNSKWNNAFFVGIKLIPSYWLYLNKAYGYTLQDYLEELKSKSKQKVQRAIERTHEKGEEYYTPHRLQKMQNAWNASS from the coding sequence TTGAAAATTAAAGAAAAGACACAAAAGAGACTAACCCTAAGTAAAGAACAGTGGATAAACCGAGTTAATCCAATTATTCGGGGAAAAGTTAACTACTATACAACTGTAATAAAAGCTATTAAAACTAATGAGCAATACGGCCAAAAGAGCCGATGCGTAACTAGATGGATGAGAACAATACTATTATCTGTAGATGGTTATATAAGAAGGAGATTACGCGTAGCGTTTATTCATAAACATCCCTCTCAAAAGAAAGGAATGAAGATGAATTCCAAATGGAATAATGCTTTCTTTGTGGGAATTAAACTTATACCTAGCTATTGGCTATATCTAAATAAAGCATATGGATATACACTACAAGATTATCTAGAAGAATTAAAAAGCAAATCAAAGCAAAAAGTACAGCGTGCCATAGAAAGAACACATGAAAAGGGTGAAGAGTATTACACTCCCCACCGACTCCAGAAGATGCAAAATGCCTGGAATGCATCCTCTTGA
- a CDS encoding heavy-metal-associated domain-containing protein — translation MITKTYQLETLTCPSCAMKIEASVKKMIGVEKVEVLFNSSRVKVYFDEAVQNSDEIKNTIEKVGFDVLGIK, via the coding sequence ATGATAACAAAAACATACCAATTGGAAACATTAACATGCCCTAGCTGTGCAATGAAAATTGAAGCTTCCGTAAAAAAAATGATTGGGGTAGAAAAGGTAGAGGTGCTTTTTAATTCGAGTAGAGTAAAGGTATATTTTGATGAAGCAGTTCAAAATAGTGATGAAATCAAAAATACTATTGAAAAAGTAGGTTTCGATGTTTTAGGTATAAAATAG
- a CDS encoding ArsR/SmtB family transcription factor, which yields MSINQVNTESCNCNVIHEDVVNRVKQSMPQEEKLYDLAELFKVFGDTTRIKILHALFEAEMCVCDIAVLLGMNQSAISHQLRVLKQAGLVKFRKDGKVVYYSLDDEHVKNIFEQGFIHINHK from the coding sequence ATGTCTATAAATCAAGTTAATACAGAGTCGTGTAACTGCAATGTTATACATGAAGATGTAGTTAATAGAGTTAAGCAATCAATGCCTCAAGAAGAAAAATTATATGACTTAGCTGAATTATTTAAGGTTTTTGGAGATACAACAAGAATTAAAATTCTTCACGCATTATTTGAAGCAGAGATGTGTGTTTGTGATATAGCTGTATTACTGGGAATGAATCAATCAGCAATTTCCCATCAGTTAAGGGTACTTAAACAAGCTGGACTTGTAAAGTTTAGAAAAGATGGAAAGGTAGTTTATTATTCCTTAGATGATGAACACGTAAAAAATATTTTTGAGCAAGGCTTTATTCATATAAATCATAAATAA
- a CDS encoding heavy metal translocating P-type ATPase: protein MFKISKFQRIVVSGVMIVISLLLNYLALYKTLSNMLLVVAAIISGYPIALNAIRALRYKILGIDALVTTAVIGAFFIQEYFEMAAVTFLFMFGNYLESRTLEKTRSSIKALLDLAPDRARVIRDDMEVEVLPEEVVKGDIVIVKPGEKIPVDGTVIEGKAYVNQAAITGESVPISRENGEGIFSGTIIESGYLKITADRVGEDTTFARILEMVEEAQDKKAKTQKFLEVFSKYYTPGIIVLTVIVYLLTKDIELALTLLVIACPGALVISAPVSVVAGIGNGAKHGVLIKGGEIIEKMGKVRVIAFDKTGTLTIGRPQITNIKSYGLGENEILKLTASGELYSEHPLAKAILEGAKDRNILGLIKPEYTEIITGQGLIAKIGDTNILIGNRKLLQSNGIAIYEEVEKYIQKEESEAQTVVLVADSEKLLGVISIADKLRPDGAELIKKLKSQGIKKVVMLTGDNRLAAKSIANRLGLDDYYAELLPEDKVTKLKDLQEKHGMTAMVGDGVNDAPALATADLGIAIGGAGSDVAMETADVVLMSDELNKVSYAVGLSRATVRNMKQNIYFAIVVVIGLIIGVLGKTVFLSAGMLIHEMSVLLVIVNAVRLLKYEEK, encoded by the coding sequence ATGTTTAAAATAAGTAAATTTCAAAGAATAGTTGTATCTGGAGTTATGATAGTCATCTCCCTATTACTTAATTACTTAGCTTTATATAAGACATTATCTAATATGCTTTTAGTTGTAGCTGCTATTATTTCAGGTTATCCAATTGCACTTAATGCTATTAGAGCATTAAGATATAAAATTTTAGGTATCGATGCTCTTGTTACTACAGCTGTTATCGGTGCCTTTTTTATACAAGAATACTTTGAGATGGCAGCCGTGACTTTCTTATTTATGTTTGGAAACTATTTAGAGTCTAGAACATTAGAAAAGACACGATCTTCAATAAAAGCCCTGTTAGATTTGGCACCAGATAGAGCTAGAGTAATTCGGGATGATATGGAAGTTGAAGTTTTACCCGAAGAAGTAGTAAAGGGAGATATAGTAATAGTAAAACCAGGAGAAAAAATACCCGTCGACGGTACTGTTATAGAGGGAAAAGCATATGTAAATCAGGCTGCAATTACAGGCGAATCTGTTCCTATAAGCCGTGAAAATGGCGAAGGTATATTCTCGGGTACAATTATAGAGTCTGGATATCTTAAAATAACAGCAGATAGAGTAGGTGAAGATACAACATTTGCTCGTATATTAGAAATGGTAGAAGAGGCTCAAGACAAAAAAGCAAAAACACAAAAATTTTTAGAAGTATTTTCAAAATATTATACACCAGGAATTATAGTATTAACAGTTATAGTATATTTATTAACTAAAGACATTGAACTTGCCCTTACACTTCTAGTCATTGCTTGTCCAGGTGCTCTTGTAATATCAGCTCCGGTTTCTGTAGTAGCTGGTATTGGAAATGGAGCAAAGCATGGAGTTTTAATTAAAGGTGGAGAAATAATAGAAAAAATGGGAAAAGTTAGAGTAATTGCTTTTGACAAAACTGGAACCCTTACAATAGGAAGACCTCAAATAACTAATATAAAATCATACGGGTTAGGTGAAAATGAGATTTTAAAATTAACTGCAAGTGGAGAACTATATTCAGAACATCCTCTAGCCAAGGCCATATTAGAAGGAGCGAAGGATAGAAATATATTAGGCTTAATAAAACCAGAATATACGGAAATTATAACTGGTCAAGGGCTAATAGCTAAAATAGGAGACACAAATATTCTAATAGGTAATAGAAAACTACTTCAATCTAATGGAATAGCAATATATGAAGAAGTAGAAAAATATATACAGAAGGAAGAGTCAGAAGCGCAAACTGTTGTGTTGGTAGCAGATTCTGAAAAACTACTAGGCGTAATATCTATTGCAGATAAACTTAGACCAGATGGCGCAGAATTAATAAAGAAACTAAAGTCCCAAGGTATTAAAAAGGTAGTAATGCTAACAGGTGACAACAGACTTGCAGCAAAATCAATTGCAAACAGGCTAGGTTTAGATGATTACTATGCAGAATTATTACCAGAAGATAAAGTAACAAAATTAAAAGATCTACAAGAAAAACATGGTATGACAGCAATGGTTGGTGATGGAGTTAACGATGCTCCGGCTCTAGCTACAGCGGACTTAGGTATTGCTATAGGTGGCGCTGGAAGTGATGTAGCTATGGAAACAGCTGATGTAGTTTTAATGTCCGATGAGTTGAATAAAGTATCTTATGCGGTAGGCCTTAGTCGTGCTACAGTAAGAAATATGAAACAAAATATTTATTTTGCAATAGTTGTAGTAATAGGTTTGATTATAGGAGTCTTAGGAAAAACTGTTTTTCTTTCAGCTGGAATGCTAATACACGAAATGAGTGTTTTATTAGTAATAGTTAATGCAGTTAGACTTTTAAAGTATGAAGAAAAGTAG
- the ltrA gene encoding group II intron reverse transcriptase/maturase, which translates to MQETKPYNISKWKVKEAYEKVKANKGTYGVDEQSIEDFEKNLNNNLYKIWNRMSSGSYFPKPVRAVAIPKKNGGTRILGIPTVEDRVAQMVAKMYFEPCVEPIFYEDSYGYRPNKSAIQALEITRERCWRKDWVLEFDIKGLFDNIRHDYLIEMVSRHTEEAWIIMYIKRWLVVPFQMEDGTVIERTSGTPQGGVISPVLSNLFLHYVFDDFMTKQFPTIPWARYADDGIAHCVSLKQAKYLQRRLEERFLMFGLGLNLEKTRTVYCKDEDRKGNHEYTSFDFLGYTFRPRHAKNKYGKFFTNFLPAIGEKAKKSIRKEVRSWKLQLKPDKDLWDIANMFNSKIQGWINYYTHFYKSEIYDVLRYINGCLVNWVRRKYKKRGSRRRAEYWLGIIARRDKNLFAHWRFGILPSAG; encoded by the coding sequence ATGCAAGAAACAAAGCCATATAATATTTCAAAATGGAAAGTGAAAGAAGCCTACGAAAAGGTGAAAGCAAACAAGGGAACATACGGAGTCGATGAACAATCAATTGAAGATTTTGAGAAGAATCTAAATAATAATCTATACAAAATCTGGAATAGGATGTCATCAGGGAGTTACTTCCCCAAACCTGTAAGGGCAGTAGCAATACCTAAGAAAAATGGAGGGACTCGTATCTTAGGAATACCAACAGTAGAAGATAGGGTTGCACAAATGGTGGCTAAAATGTACTTTGAACCCTGTGTAGAACCAATATTCTATGAGGATTCCTATGGATATAGACCGAATAAATCAGCGATACAAGCATTGGAGATCACAAGAGAAAGATGTTGGAGAAAAGATTGGGTGTTAGAATTTGATATTAAAGGTCTTTTCGATAATATACGGCATGATTACCTAATAGAAATGGTAAGTCGGCATACAGAAGAAGCATGGATAATTATGTATATTAAACGCTGGCTGGTTGTACCATTTCAAATGGAGGATGGAACAGTCATCGAAAGAACTTCTGGTACACCACAAGGTGGGGTAATCAGTCCAGTACTCTCAAACTTGTTTCTACACTATGTATTTGATGACTTTATGACAAAACAGTTTCCAACAATACCTTGGGCAAGATACGCAGATGATGGAATAGCACATTGCGTATCTTTAAAGCAGGCGAAGTATCTTCAACGAAGATTAGAAGAGCGATTTCTGATGTTTGGACTTGGATTGAACTTAGAAAAGACAAGAACCGTGTATTGTAAAGATGAAGACCGAAAGGGGAATCATGAATATACATCTTTTGACTTTTTAGGGTATACATTCAGACCAAGACATGCAAAGAATAAGTATGGAAAATTCTTTACAAACTTTCTTCCAGCTATTGGCGAGAAAGCAAAGAAATCTATACGGAAAGAAGTCCGAAGTTGGAAATTGCAACTGAAACCTGACAAAGATTTATGGGATATAGCAAATATGTTCAATAGTAAGATACAGGGTTGGATTAATTATTACACGCATTTCTACAAATCAGAGATATACGATGTATTAAGGTATATCAATGGATGTCTTGTTAACTGGGTTCGTAGAAAATATAAGAAGCGAGGGTCAAGGCGACGTGCTGAGTATTGGCTTGGTATAATAGCAAGGCGTGATAAGAATCTGTTTGCACACTGGAGGTTTGGAATATTACCATCGGCTGGATAA